A genomic stretch from Desulfotignum balticum DSM 7044 includes:
- the ilvN gene encoding acetolactate synthase small subunit has protein sequence METRKYTLTMLVDNEPGVTARITGLFAGRGYNIETICGAPTANPKMSRITITTLTSPPLLAQCMKQIQRLVNVIKLRDMTGEEAIKREMALICVKTRPKDQKKIETIISDFQGRILDKGQQHFIFEVIGDELTVDALLDQLAPFGIKKLARSGVLALYREP, from the coding sequence ATGGAAACCCGAAAATATACATTAACCATGCTGGTGGACAACGAACCCGGCGTGACCGCCCGGATCACCGGACTGTTTGCCGGACGAGGCTACAACATTGAAACCATCTGCGGCGCTCCCACGGCCAACCCGAAAATGTCCCGGATCACCATCACCACGTTGACCAGCCCCCCGTTGCTGGCCCAGTGCATGAAACAGATCCAGCGTCTGGTCAATGTGATCAAATTGCGGGACATGACCGGTGAAGAAGCCATCAAACGGGAGATGGCTTTGATCTGCGTCAAAACGCGGCCCAAAGACCAGAAAAAAATTGAAACCATTATTTCCGATTTTCAGGGCCGGATCCTGGATAAAGGTCAGCAGCATTTCATTTTCGAGGTGATCGGTGATGAACTCACTGTGGATGCCCTGCTGGACCAGCTGGCCCCGTTCGGGATCAAAAAACTGGCCCGGTCCGGGGTGCTGGCCCTGTACCGGGAACCTTGA
- the istA gene encoding IS21 family transposase, which translates to MDILDLHRFGLTQRAIARRLGISRNTVKKYLEAPESCLKNPKPYHRTSILDPYHGTITAWLDEDEYYTATWIYDRLVNQGYAGSYETVKRKVGKLKKQKQKIAYMRFETEPGHQAQVDFGEFQVELPDGSVRKLYLFSMILGYSRRIYTELIERCDMPSFLDCHIHAFEYFVGVPDQILYDRMKNVYIAKLAGKDKFNSTLIGFAVHYGFVPKVAPAYAAWVKGKVERPYTFIREGFWRGYGFVNLIRANKDLWSWILKKDERIHGTTHEKVSARFKREQPHLNALPPQPFDTSYRIYRQVYKDCTVHFHGNRYVVPHTLVGEQVILRSKDGQLRIFQNSWLVVTYDIPSTKGNLVQKKRFYEALKKDMDMNRRKYHHAQKSKGRAKQTISPQKPQYDMDVEVRSISAYEEILQEVFA; encoded by the coding sequence TTGGACATACTGGATCTGCACAGGTTCGGCTTGACCCAGCGGGCCATAGCCCGGCGCCTGGGCATAAGCCGTAACACCGTCAAAAAATACCTTGAAGCCCCGGAAAGCTGCTTGAAAAATCCAAAGCCATATCATCGCACGAGCATTCTTGATCCTTATCACGGTACCATCACAGCTTGGCTTGATGAAGACGAATATTACACCGCCACCTGGATTTATGACCGCCTTGTCAACCAAGGCTATGCCGGCAGTTATGAAACAGTGAAGCGAAAGGTCGGTAAACTCAAGAAACAAAAACAGAAAATTGCCTACATGCGATTTGAGACAGAACCCGGTCACCAGGCCCAGGTGGATTTCGGAGAATTTCAGGTTGAACTTCCCGATGGCAGTGTCAGAAAGCTGTACCTGTTTTCAATGATTCTGGGATATTCCCGGAGAATCTATACAGAGTTGATCGAACGATGCGACATGCCAAGCTTTCTAGACTGCCATATACACGCCTTTGAGTACTTCGTCGGCGTCCCGGATCAGATACTCTATGATCGCATGAAAAATGTGTATATCGCCAAGCTGGCTGGAAAGGACAAATTTAACTCTACCCTGATAGGATTTGCCGTTCATTACGGATTCGTTCCCAAAGTAGCCCCTGCTTATGCTGCTTGGGTTAAAGGGAAGGTTGAACGTCCTTATACCTTCATCCGGGAAGGGTTCTGGCGAGGATACGGTTTTGTCAACTTAATCAGGGCCAACAAAGACCTCTGGTCTTGGATTTTAAAAAAGGATGAACGGATCCATGGCACCACCCATGAAAAAGTCAGCGCCCGGTTTAAGCGGGAGCAGCCACATTTAAATGCACTGCCTCCGCAGCCGTTTGATACCTCATATCGTATTTACCGGCAGGTGTATAAAGACTGCACTGTCCACTTTCATGGAAACCGCTATGTCGTCCCCCACACCCTGGTAGGAGAACAGGTCATCCTTCGCTCGAAAGATGGACAGCTACGCATTTTTCAAAATAGTTGGCTGGTAGTTACCTATGACATCCCATCAACAAAGGGAAATCTGGTCCAGAAGAAGAGATTCTACGAAGCCTTAAAAAAAGACATGGACATGAATCGGCGCAAATATCACCATGCCCAGAAAAGTAAGGGACGGGCAAAGCAGACGATCAGTCCCCAGAAACCCCAATATGACATGGATGTTGAGGTCCGTTCCATCTCTGCATATGAAGAAATACTGCAGGAGGTGTTTGCATGA